Proteins encoded within one genomic window of uncultured Sphingopyxis sp.:
- a CDS encoding class I SAM-dependent methyltransferase, with protein MPTPDTVSFGYEQVPAGEKTAMVGEVFSRVARKYDIMNDAMSGGMHRLWKDRFVRRVKPRSGEAILDMAGGTGDIAFRMEPSGASITVADINPDMLGVGMERAAERGIASLVWSEQNAEKLSFPGQFFDAYTIAFGIRNVTDIPAALKEAHRVLRYGGRFFCLEFSTNEWPGFSQAYDAYSHHLVPKLGKLIADDEDSYRYLIESIRRFPPMPQFAQMIRDAGFSEVKVEPILGGLVAIHSGWKA; from the coding sequence ATGCCCACCCCCGACACCGTCAGCTTCGGCTATGAACAGGTCCCCGCGGGCGAGAAGACCGCGATGGTCGGCGAGGTGTTCAGCCGCGTCGCGCGCAAATATGACATCATGAACGACGCGATGTCGGGCGGGATGCACCGGCTGTGGAAGGACCGCTTCGTGCGCCGCGTCAAGCCGCGCAGCGGCGAGGCGATCCTCGACATGGCGGGGGGCACGGGCGACATCGCCTTTCGCATGGAGCCTTCGGGCGCGAGCATCACGGTGGCCGACATCAACCCCGACATGCTCGGCGTCGGCATGGAGCGCGCGGCGGAGCGCGGCATCGCCAGCCTCGTCTGGTCCGAACAGAATGCCGAGAAGCTGTCGTTTCCGGGCCAGTTCTTCGACGCCTATACGATCGCTTTCGGCATCCGCAACGTCACCGACATTCCGGCGGCGCTGAAGGAAGCCCACCGCGTGCTGCGCTATGGCGGGCGCTTCTTCTGCCTCGAATTTTCGACCAACGAATGGCCGGGTTTCAGCCAGGCCTATGATGCCTATTCGCACCATCTCGTTCCGAAGCTCGGCAAGCTGATCGCCGACGACGAGGACAGCTATCGCTATCTGATCGAATCGATCCGCCGTTTCCCGCCGATGCCCCAATTCGCGCAGATGATCCGCGATGCGGGGTTCAGCGAGGTGAAGGTCGAGCCGATTCTGGGCGGGCTGGTGGCGATTCACAGCGGGTGGAAGGCGTGA
- the mutM gene encoding bifunctional DNA-formamidopyrimidine glycosylase/DNA-(apurinic or apyrimidinic site) lyase translates to MPELPEVETTVRGLAPFLEGQRLTAVTTFRPDLRRPFPADLAQRLTGATVTSLSRRAKYGIVSTDRDDHMIFHLGMSGRWRTEGGEAGKHDHLLIETGAGHRLFLHDPRRFGSVDLVSGDPLELFPAFVTLGPEPLSDAFDTAYLAKALAGRRAPVKAMLLDQTIVAGLGNIYVCEALNMAKIAPVKPAADVSRAKLAALVPAVKAVLTAAIAAGGSTLRDFLGPEGDLGYFAKDWRVYGREGEACECGATIARIVQSGRSTFFCPKCQR, encoded by the coding sequence ATGCCCGAGCTACCCGAAGTCGAAACCACCGTTCGCGGCCTTGCGCCCTTTCTCGAAGGGCAAAGGCTGACCGCGGTCACGACCTTTCGTCCCGACCTGCGCCGCCCATTTCCTGCCGATCTCGCGCAGCGGCTGACCGGCGCGACGGTGACGAGCCTGTCGCGCCGCGCCAAATATGGCATCGTGTCGACCGACCGCGACGACCATATGATCTTCCACCTCGGCATGTCGGGGCGCTGGCGCACCGAGGGCGGCGAAGCGGGCAAGCACGACCATCTGCTGATCGAGACCGGGGCGGGGCACCGGCTCTTCCTTCACGACCCGCGGCGATTCGGTTCGGTCGATCTGGTGAGCGGCGATCCGCTGGAACTGTTTCCCGCGTTCGTGACCCTGGGGCCTGAGCCGCTGTCGGACGCTTTCGACACCGCGTATCTTGCAAAGGCGCTCGCCGGGCGGCGCGCGCCGGTCAAGGCGATGCTGCTCGATCAGACAATCGTCGCGGGGCTCGGCAACATCTATGTCTGCGAGGCGCTCAACATGGCGAAGATCGCGCCGGTGAAGCCCGCGGCCGACGTGTCCAGGGCGAAACTCGCGGCGCTGGTCCCCGCGGTCAAGGCGGTGCTGACCGCGGCGATCGCGGCGGGCGGATCGACCTTGCGCGATTTCCTCGGTCCCGAGGGCGATCTCGGCTATTTCGCGAAGGACTGGCGCGTCTATGGCCGCGAGGGCGAGGCCTGCGAATGCGGCGCGACGATCGCGCGGATCGTGCAGAGCGGCCGTTCGACCTTCTTTTGCCCCAAATGCCAGCGCTGA
- the nadB gene encoding L-aspartate oxidase produces MTETTPHDVIIVGSGAAGLTAAIALADHCRVLVLAKGELTGGSTAWAQGGIAAVLDAGDTFENHIEDTMVAGAGLNRRETVEFVVENAPHAIERLVEMGVPFNRQAEALHLTREGGHSHRRIVHVDDATGWAVQAALLKTAEAHPNITLLPGQACIDLITGRHEERYSGSGRVWGVYALDEATGKVHAHVGRATILASGGAGRVYQFSTAPRGATGDGIAMAWRAGCRVSNMEMMQFHPTCLYNLEVKNFLITEAVRGEGGILKHPVTGHRYMPDYDPRAELAPRDIVARANDDQIKRFGLDYVHLDISDKDPDFVAGHFPNIYEKLLTLGIDMTKQPIPVVPAQHYTCGGVLIDLDGRTDLPGLYAAGEVTESGLHGANRLASNSLLECFVFGEAAAKHIVRHWDELGTPPAIRPWDESRVTDSDEEVVIKQNWTEIRRFMWNYVGIVRTTKRLERAQHRINMLSGEVGEYYGHFRVTTDLIELRNLLQCAELIVKSALHRKESRGLHYTLDYPELAAQAVDTVLVP; encoded by the coding sequence ATGACCGAAACCACCCCCCACGACGTCATCATCGTCGGCTCCGGCGCCGCGGGGCTCACCGCTGCGATCGCGCTCGCCGATCATTGCCGCGTGCTCGTGCTCGCGAAAGGCGAACTCACCGGCGGGTCGACGGCCTGGGCGCAGGGCGGGATCGCGGCGGTGCTCGACGCGGGCGACACGTTCGAGAATCATATCGAGGACACGATGGTCGCGGGCGCAGGGCTCAACCGGCGCGAGACGGTCGAATTCGTCGTCGAGAATGCGCCGCACGCGATCGAGCGGCTCGTCGAAATGGGCGTGCCGTTCAACCGGCAGGCCGAGGCGCTCCACCTGACGCGCGAGGGCGGGCATTCGCACCGCCGTATCGTCCATGTCGACGATGCGACCGGCTGGGCGGTGCAGGCGGCGCTGCTCAAGACCGCCGAGGCGCATCCGAACATCACCTTGCTGCCCGGACAGGCGTGCATCGACCTGATCACGGGCCGGCACGAGGAACGCTATTCGGGCTCGGGGCGCGTCTGGGGCGTTTATGCGCTCGACGAGGCGACGGGGAAGGTCCACGCGCATGTCGGCCGCGCGACGATCCTCGCGAGCGGCGGGGCGGGGCGCGTCTATCAATTCTCCACGGCCCCCAGAGGCGCGACCGGCGACGGCATCGCGATGGCGTGGCGCGCGGGCTGCCGCGTCTCCAACATGGAGATGATGCAGTTCCACCCGACCTGCCTCTATAATCTGGAGGTCAAGAATTTCCTGATCACCGAGGCGGTGCGCGGAGAGGGCGGGATTTTGAAGCATCCGGTCACCGGGCATCGCTATATGCCCGATTACGACCCGCGCGCCGAACTCGCACCGCGCGACATCGTGGCGCGCGCGAACGACGACCAGATCAAGCGTTTCGGGCTCGATTACGTCCACCTCGACATCAGCGACAAGGACCCCGATTTCGTCGCGGGGCACTTCCCCAACATCTACGAGAAACTGCTGACGCTCGGCATCGACATGACGAAGCAGCCGATCCCGGTGGTGCCGGCGCAGCATTATACCTGCGGCGGGGTGCTGATCGATCTCGACGGGCGCACCGATCTTCCCGGGCTCTACGCCGCGGGCGAGGTGACCGAGAGCGGGCTGCACGGCGCGAATCGCCTCGCGTCCAACTCGCTGCTCGAATGCTTCGTCTTCGGCGAGGCGGCGGCGAAGCATATCGTCCGCCACTGGGACGAACTGGGCACGCCGCCCGCGATCCGGCCGTGGGACGAAAGCCGCGTCACCGATTCGGACGAAGAGGTCGTCATCAAGCAGAACTGGACCGAAATCCGCCGCTTCATGTGGAACTATGTCGGCATCGTCCGCACGACCAAGCGGCTCGAGCGCGCGCAGCACCGTATCAACATGCTGTCGGGCGAGGTCGGCGAATATTACGGCCATTTCCGCGTGACGACCGACCTGATCGAGCTGCGCAACCTGCTCCAATGCGCCGAACTGATCGTGAAGAGCGCGCTCCACCGCAAGGAAAGCCGCGGGCTGCACTATACGCTCGACTATCCCGAACTGGCGGCGCAGGCGGTCGATACAGTGCTGGTGCCGTGA
- a CDS encoding DUF4402 domain-containing protein: MGTSHIFRPLPVQRGLAIAALLIAPVAASPALAQTSAQGEAEAIVLRPLSFFKVNDLDFGDIIPSNAAGTVRIAPDGSRSRTGGVTLAGGGGEPARFAGLGSFNRQVNISLGSNRIWLTGPGTRMRVRDFEIGSTPSAILSTAPTRFRITSPLGNYNFPVGATLEVGANQAAGDYSGTFTITLNYL; encoded by the coding sequence GTGGGGACCAGTCACATCTTTCGCCCGCTGCCCGTGCAGCGCGGGCTAGCCATCGCCGCGCTCCTGATCGCGCCCGTCGCCGCATCGCCGGCGCTGGCGCAGACCAGCGCGCAGGGCGAGGCCGAAGCCATCGTGCTGCGCCCGCTCAGCTTCTTCAAGGTCAACGATCTCGACTTCGGCGACATCATTCCGTCGAACGCCGCGGGGACCGTCAGGATCGCACCCGACGGATCGCGCAGCCGCACCGGCGGCGTCACTCTCGCGGGCGGCGGCGGCGAACCCGCGCGCTTCGCCGGGCTCGGCAGCTTCAATCGCCAGGTCAACATCTCGCTGGGATCGAACCGCATCTGGCTCACCGGGCCGGGAACGCGGATGCGCGTGCGCGATTTCGAGATCGGCAGCACACCGAGCGCGATCCTCTCGACCGCGCCGACGCGCTTCCGCATCACCTCGCCGCTCGGCAATTATAATTTCCCGGTCGGGGCGACGCTCGAGGTCGGCGCGAACCAGGCGGCGGGCGATTACAGCGGCACTTTCACGATCACCTTGAACTATCTTTAA
- a CDS encoding DUF4402 domain-containing protein yields MPARAADMNGTANAAVVRPNTLIKTGDLDFGTLFSGPVGGTITIDPVTNWRGATGGATLVGNDGRRAVFQGTGGIFLITVSGSTSATLTRAGGGAAPMTASLVRAATTSGGGIALLGATLLPNGVQTYYIGGTLTVPANQPAGDYSGTFTLTVNYL; encoded by the coding sequence GTGCCCGCGCGCGCCGCCGACATGAACGGCACCGCCAATGCGGCAGTCGTCCGGCCGAACACGCTGATCAAGACCGGCGATCTCGACTTCGGCACGCTATTCAGCGGGCCCGTGGGCGGCACGATCACGATCGACCCCGTCACCAACTGGCGCGGCGCGACCGGCGGCGCGACGCTCGTCGGCAATGACGGCCGCCGCGCGGTGTTCCAGGGCACCGGCGGCATATTCCTGATCACCGTATCGGGCAGCACGTCGGCCACCCTCACCCGCGCCGGCGGCGGCGCGGCGCCGATGACCGCCAGCCTCGTCCGCGCCGCGACGACGAGCGGCGGCGGCATCGCATTGCTCGGCGCGACATTGCTCCCGAACGGGGTCCAGACCTATTATATCGGCGGCACGCTCACCGTCCCCGCAAATCAGCCCGCGGGCGATTACAGCGGGACCTTCACGCTGACGGTCAATTATTTGTAG
- a CDS encoding ABC transporter ATP-binding protein: protein MSEAAIRIDAVSKLYAGGKQALDNVSFDVPRGTIFGLLGPNGAGKSTLINILAGLVNKTGGSASIWGFDIDADPRNAKYSIGIVPQEIVFDPFFTPYETLENQAGLYGVPKEQRISDELLAAVHLSDKRDAYARTLSGGMKRRLLVAKAMVHSPPIIVLDEPTAGVDIELRQQLWEYVQSLNDRGVTVVLTTHYLEEAEELCDRIAIINHGRLIANKPTRELVDMAREKIVVVTLDADVTVLPSHPAFDKVEREGERGLAISYNKDRANAGEVLAAVNAMGHGIVDVSTREADLEDVFLNLTRAANG, encoded by the coding sequence ATGAGTGAAGCCGCCATCCGCATCGACGCCGTCTCCAAACTCTATGCCGGCGGCAAGCAGGCGCTCGACAATGTCAGCTTCGACGTGCCGCGCGGCACAATTTTCGGGCTTTTGGGCCCCAATGGCGCGGGCAAGTCGACGCTGATCAACATCCTGGCGGGGCTGGTCAACAAGACGGGCGGGAGCGCGAGCATCTGGGGCTTCGACATCGACGCCGACCCCCGCAACGCCAAATATTCGATCGGCATCGTGCCGCAGGAGATCGTCTTCGACCCCTTTTTCACGCCCTATGAGACGCTCGAGAATCAGGCGGGGCTCTATGGCGTGCCCAAGGAGCAACGGATTTCGGACGAGCTGCTTGCCGCGGTGCATCTCAGCGACAAGCGCGACGCCTATGCGCGCACGCTGTCGGGAGGCATGAAACGCCGCCTGCTCGTCGCGAAGGCGATGGTGCATTCGCCGCCGATCATCGTGCTCGACGAGCCGACCGCGGGGGTCGACATCGAACTGAGGCAGCAGCTTTGGGAATATGTGCAGAGCCTCAACGACCGCGGCGTCACCGTGGTGCTGACGACGCACTATCTGGAGGAAGCCGAGGAGCTCTGCGACCGGATCGCGATCATCAACCATGGCAGGCTGATCGCGAACAAGCCGACGCGCGAGCTGGTCGACATGGCGCGCGAGAAGATCGTCGTGGTGACTTTGGATGCGGATGTGACGGTGCTGCCCTCGCACCCCGCCTTCGACAAGGTCGAGCGCGAGGGCGAACGCGGCCTCGCGATCAGTTACAACAAGGACCGCGCGAATGCGGGCGAAGTGCTCGCGGCGGTCAATGCGATGGGGCACGGTATCGTCGACGTCTCGACCCGCGAGGCCGATCTGGAGGATGTGTTCCTGAATTTGACGCGGGCGGCGAATGGGTGA
- a CDS encoding DUF559 domain-containing protein — protein MGEGECLSPLPQAGGAGGGPVRKFRPRDTQNAQRLRREATPPERTLWRAISRRKLEGWKFSRQMPIGPYVADFLCREAKLVIELDGVSHDDRQEEDRRRDGYLRAHGYWTLRFTNADVMSNLEGVLMAIVAVLNSGPPPAPPACGRGEE, from the coding sequence ATGGGTGAAGGCGAGTGCCTTTCTCCCCTCCCGCAGGCGGGAGGGGCCGGGGGTGGGCCTGTCCGTAAATTTCGGCCACGCGACACGCAAAATGCGCAGCGACTTCGCCGCGAAGCAACACCTCCCGAGCGAACCTTGTGGCGAGCCATTTCAAGGCGGAAACTTGAAGGCTGGAAATTCAGCCGTCAGATGCCGATCGGCCCTTACGTCGCGGATTTTCTGTGTCGTGAGGCGAAGCTTGTCATTGAACTCGACGGCGTTTCGCATGACGATCGGCAGGAAGAAGACCGTCGCAGGGATGGCTATCTGCGCGCGCACGGCTATTGGACGCTGCGATTTACCAATGCCGATGTGATGTCCAATCTGGAAGGTGTGCTGATGGCGATAGTAGCGGTGCTGAATTCAGGCCCACCCCCGGCCCCTCCCGCCTGCGGGAGGGGAGAAGAATGA
- the dnaA gene encoding chromosomal replication initiator protein DnaA, producing MNGDAATLWPRVAEGLRRDLGVRTFDHWLKPVRFADYCALSGVVTLETVSRFSANWINERFGDRLELAWRQQLPAVRSVMVRGGAAADNRAASLAAAPLPHFEAPQPVAANPALLGFDPRLSFDRFVVARSNILAANAARRMAMVEAPQFNPLYLCSGTGQGKTHLLQAIAQDYAAAHPTANIILMSAEKFMLEFVGAMRGGDMMAFKARLRAADLLLLDDLQFVIGKNSTQEELLHTIDDLMTAGKRLVVTADRPPAMLDGVEARLLSRLSGGLVADIEAPEDDLRERIIRQRLAAMPMVEVPDDVVAYLVKHFTRNIRELEGALNKLLAYAALTGTMVDLALAEDRLAENVRSARPRITIDEIQRAVCAHYRLDKSEMASKRRVRAIARPRQVAMYLAKELTPRSYPEIGRRFGGRDHSTVIHAVRTVEALRVADTELDAEIAAIRRALNS from the coding sequence ATGAACGGCGATGCCGCTACGCTCTGGCCGCGTGTCGCCGAGGGGCTGCGCCGCGACCTCGGCGTCCGCACCTTCGACCATTGGCTGAAGCCCGTGCGCTTTGCCGATTATTGCGCGCTGTCGGGCGTCGTGACGCTCGAGACCGTCAGCCGCTTTTCGGCCAACTGGATCAACGAACGCTTCGGCGACCGGCTCGAGCTCGCGTGGCGGCAGCAATTGCCCGCGGTGCGCAGTGTGATGGTGCGCGGCGGCGCGGCGGCGGACAACCGCGCGGCGAGCCTTGCGGCGGCGCCGCTGCCCCATTTCGAGGCGCCGCAGCCCGTTGCCGCCAATCCGGCATTGCTCGGTTTCGATCCGCGCCTGTCGTTCGACCGTTTCGTCGTCGCACGCAGTAACATCCTCGCCGCCAACGCGGCGCGCCGGATGGCGATGGTCGAAGCGCCGCAGTTCAACCCGCTCTATCTCTGCTCGGGCACCGGGCAGGGCAAGACGCACCTCCTTCAGGCGATCGCACAGGACTATGCCGCGGCGCATCCGACCGCGAACATCATCCTGATGTCGGCGGAGAAATTCATGCTCGAATTCGTCGGCGCGATGCGCGGCGGCGACATGATGGCGTTCAAGGCGCGGCTGCGCGCCGCCGACCTGCTGCTGCTCGACGACCTGCAATTCGTGATCGGCAAAAATTCGACGCAGGAGGAATTGCTCCACACGATCGACGACCTGATGACCGCGGGCAAGCGTCTCGTCGTCACCGCCGACCGTCCGCCCGCGATGCTCGACGGGGTCGAGGCGCGTCTTCTCTCGCGGCTGTCGGGCGGGCTCGTCGCCGACATCGAGGCGCCCGAGGATGATCTTCGCGAACGCATCATCCGCCAGCGGCTCGCCGCGATGCCGATGGTCGAGGTGCCGGACGACGTCGTCGCCTATCTGGTCAAGCATTTCACGCGCAACATCCGCGAGCTCGAGGGTGCGCTCAACAAGCTGCTCGCCTATGCCGCGCTCACCGGCACGATGGTCGATCTCGCGCTCGCCGAGGACCGGCTCGCCGAAAATGTCCGCAGCGCGCGCCCGCGTATCACGATCGACGAGATCCAGCGTGCGGTCTGTGCGCACTACCGGCTCGACAAGTCCGAAATGGCGTCGAAGCGCCGCGTCCGCGCGATCGCGCGCCCGCGGCAGGTCGCGATGTATCTGGCGAAGGAACTGACCCCGCGCTCCTATCCCGAGATCGGGCGCCGCTTCGGCGGGCGCGACCATTCGACGGTGATCCACGCCGTCCGCACGGTCGAGGCGCTGCGCGTCGCCGACACCGAACTCGACGCCGAAATCGCCGCGATCCGCCGCGCTCTCAACAGCTGA
- the ubiB gene encoding 2-polyprenylphenol 6-hydroxylase → MTRPVTHIVRLLKWGRILARHGALRGIESAPQTPPGVKRLCRLARLGTIQPKIPDYAAAFQAIGPAAVKLGQTLATRPDLVGEEAARNLLTLQDALAPVAFDRIRQEIEATFEAPLESLYSEFDPEPVGSASIAQVHRAVTTDRRQVAVKVRRPGIDKQFARDIETYEWAAAHLEAFGGEAARLRPRQVIANFRRWTLRELDLRREAASASELADAMTAVPEYEVPAIDWDRTASRVMTMSWIDGVKISHRDRLVAAGHDMEALAANLVHAFLRQAIAEGFFHADMHQGNLFVKADGTIAAVDFGIMGRINRQARYWLAEILYGLTTGNYRRVAEIHFEAQYVPDYHSVEEFATALRAVGEPMRGKPVSELSVGQMLDGLFAITRDFDMQTQPHLLLLQKTMVMVEGVATMLNPRINMWDVSGPFVSAWIRDELGPEAALADGLREQGKTLALIPDIIRRLDAQLPRKGAAPPAPPLPEIPLILNGNGKSRWWRYALTALAGAAAGAGILTWLG, encoded by the coding sequence ATGACCCGGCCCGTCACCCATATCGTCCGGCTGCTGAAATGGGGCCGCATCCTCGCGCGCCACGGCGCGCTGCGCGGGATCGAGAGCGCGCCGCAGACCCCGCCGGGGGTCAAGCGATTGTGCCGCCTCGCGCGGCTCGGCACGATCCAGCCCAAAATCCCCGACTATGCCGCCGCCTTCCAGGCGATCGGTCCCGCGGCGGTCAAGCTGGGGCAAACGCTCGCGACGCGCCCCGACCTCGTCGGCGAAGAGGCGGCGCGCAACCTGCTGACGCTGCAGGACGCGCTCGCGCCCGTCGCCTTCGACCGCATCCGGCAGGAAATCGAGGCGACCTTCGAAGCGCCGCTCGAAAGCCTCTACAGCGAGTTCGATCCCGAACCCGTCGGTTCGGCGTCGATCGCGCAGGTCCACCGCGCCGTGACCACCGACAGGCGCCAGGTCGCGGTCAAGGTGCGCCGCCCGGGCATCGACAAGCAGTTCGCGCGCGACATCGAAACCTATGAATGGGCGGCCGCGCATCTCGAAGCCTTTGGCGGAGAAGCCGCGCGGCTGCGTCCGCGGCAGGTGATCGCCAATTTCCGCCGCTGGACCTTGCGCGAGCTCGACCTGCGCCGCGAGGCGGCCTCGGCGTCGGAGCTGGCCGACGCGATGACGGCGGTGCCCGAATATGAGGTGCCGGCGATCGACTGGGACCGCACCGCGAGCCGCGTGATGACGATGAGCTGGATCGACGGCGTCAAAATCTCGCACCGCGACCGGCTCGTCGCGGCGGGGCACGACATGGAGGCGCTGGCGGCTAACCTCGTCCACGCCTTTCTTCGCCAGGCGATTGCCGAAGGTTTCTTCCACGCCGACATGCACCAGGGCAATTTGTTCGTGAAGGCCGACGGGACGATCGCCGCGGTCGATTTCGGCATCATGGGGCGGATCAACCGGCAGGCGCGCTACTGGCTCGCCGAAATCCTCTATGGCCTGACCACGGGCAATTACCGCCGCGTCGCCGAAATCCATTTCGAGGCGCAATATGTCCCCGATTATCACAGCGTCGAGGAGTTCGCGACGGCGCTGCGCGCGGTCGGCGAGCCGATGCGCGGCAAGCCGGTGAGCGAGCTTTCGGTCGGGCAGATGCTCGACGGGCTGTTCGCGATCACGCGCGATTTCGACATGCAGACGCAGCCGCACCTGCTGTTGCTGCAAAAGACGATGGTGATGGTCGAAGGCGTCGCGACGATGCTCAATCCCAGGATCAATATGTGGGATGTCTCGGGCCCCTTCGTCAGCGCGTGGATTCGCGACGAGCTCGGCCCCGAAGCCGCGCTCGCCGACGGCCTGCGCGAACAGGGCAAGACGCTCGCGCTGATCCCCGACATCATCCGTCGTCTCGACGCGCAATTGCCGCGCAAGGGCGCCGCGCCGCCCGCCCCGCCGCTGCCCGAGATCCCGCTGATCTTGAACGGAAACGGCAAGAGCCGCTGGTGGCGCTATGCGCTGACCGCGCTTGCGGGTGCCGCGGCGGGGGCCGGCATCCTGACCTGGCTCGGCTGA
- a CDS encoding zinc-finger domain-containing protein: protein MTQPAPAPETIRTSKTRIACDGTGDGLADAALGHPRVWLEIDPDEGFVDCGYCDRRFVLIGGAADRH, encoded by the coding sequence ATGACCCAGCCCGCACCCGCTCCCGAAACCATCCGCACGTCCAAAACCCGCATCGCCTGCGACGGCACCGGCGACGGCCTCGCCGATGCGGCGCTCGGCCATCCGCGCGTGTGGCTCGAGATCGATCCCGACGAAGGCTTCGTCGACTGCGGCTATTGCGACCGGCGCTTCGTCCTGATCGGCGGCGCCGCCGACAGGCATTGA
- the rpsT gene encoding 30S ribosomal protein S20, with translation MANTPQAKKRIRRNTTRTLVNKNRVSRIRTLVKKVEAAVAAGDKDAAATALKAAQPEMARGVAKGVLHKNTVARKFSRLTKSVNAIA, from the coding sequence ATGGCAAATACGCCGCAGGCAAAGAAGCGCATCCGCCGCAACACCACGCGCACCCTCGTGAACAAGAATCGCGTTTCGCGCATTCGCACGCTGGTGAAGAAGGTCGAAGCAGCCGTTGCCGCCGGTGACAAGGATGCGGCCGCGACCGCGCTGAAGGCGGCACAGCCCGAAATGGCGCGCGGCGTTGCCAAGGGTGTCCTCCACAAGAACACCGTGGCCCGCAAGTTCTCGCGCCTGACCAAGAGCGTGAACGCGATCGCCTGA
- a CDS encoding M20 family metallopeptidase, protein MNEIARSWPAEAETLLDDLVDLRRAIHREPELGLRNPKTLAKIKAALEGLTLEFREGPSTTGLVAILRGPANGRTVLLRGDMDALPLLEDTGLDFSSEISGAMHACGHDTHVAMLVGAAKLLCAARDRLAGTVMFMFQPGEEGHHGARFMLEDGLIDPLPDAAFALHIMPNAPHGIFAGRAGPLLASSDVLSIIVKGAGGHASMPHDTVDPIPVACAIVTAIQTMVTRKVSVFDPAVVTIAKIAAGTTNNIIPESAGMLGTIRTLSPERRAMVARELKRLAPAIAEAHGCTAEVTIEEGFPVTICDTRAVAFGQSVVEETFGEQAWLTMENPVMGAEDFSYVLEKVPGAMFWLGASEQGSDWRACCGLHSNRMVLDEKVMARGAALHAALAERFLNEGFA, encoded by the coding sequence GTGAACGAGATCGCCCGAAGCTGGCCCGCCGAGGCCGAAACGCTCCTCGACGACCTTGTCGACCTCCGCCGCGCGATTCACCGCGAGCCCGAACTCGGGCTTCGGAACCCGAAGACGCTCGCGAAGATCAAGGCCGCGCTCGAAGGCCTGACGCTCGAATTTCGCGAGGGCCCGTCGACGACCGGCCTCGTCGCGATCCTGCGCGGACCCGCGAACGGACGCACGGTGCTGCTGCGCGGCGACATGGATGCGCTGCCCCTGCTCGAGGATACCGGGCTCGACTTCTCCTCCGAAATCAGCGGCGCGATGCACGCGTGCGGGCACGACACCCATGTCGCGATGCTCGTCGGCGCCGCGAAGCTGCTCTGCGCGGCGCGCGACCGGCTCGCGGGCACGGTGATGTTCATGTTCCAGCCGGGCGAGGAGGGGCATCACGGCGCGCGCTTCATGCTTGAGGACGGGCTGATCGACCCGCTTCCCGACGCCGCCTTCGCGCTCCACATCATGCCCAACGCGCCACACGGCATCTTCGCCGGGCGCGCGGGGCCGCTGCTCGCCTCGTCAGATGTCCTGTCGATCATAGTGAAGGGTGCGGGCGGCCACGCCTCGATGCCGCACGACACGGTCGATCCGATCCCCGTCGCCTGCGCGATCGTCACCGCGATCCAGACGATGGTCACGCGCAAGGTTTCCGTCTTCGACCCCGCGGTGGTCACCATCGCGAAGATCGCGGCGGGAACAACGAACAACATCATCCCCGAGAGTGCCGGGATGCTCGGCACGATTCGCACCCTGTCGCCCGAACGCCGCGCCATGGTCGCGCGCGAACTGAAACGCCTCGCTCCCGCGATCGCCGAGGCGCACGGCTGCACCGCGGAGGTGACGATCGAGGAAGGCTTCCCCGTCACCATCTGCGATACGCGCGCGGTCGCCTTCGGCCAGTCGGTCGTCGAGGAGACCTTCGGCGAACAGGCCTGGCTGACGATGGAAAACCCGGTGATGGGTGCCGAGGATTTCTCCTACGTTCTCGAAAAAGTCCCCGGCGCAATGTTCTGGCTCGGGGCGAGCGAACAGGGCAGCGACTGGCGGGCATGCTGCGGTCTCCACTCGAACCGCATGGTCCTCGACGAAAAGGTCATGGCACGCGGCGCGGCGCTGCATGCGGCACTGGCGGAGCGGTTTTTGAACGAGGGGTTTGCGTAG